A window of Halostella salina contains these coding sequences:
- the eno gene encoding phosphopyruvate hydratase produces MTLITTVRLRRVLDSRGNATVEADVLTESGGFGRVAAPSGASTGEYEAIELPAQEAIAKARELAVPRLEGQVYAGNQRDVDAALRGADGTDDFSEIGANSAVAISMAAAKAGADVLGAPTYQHLGGTFRGENYPTPLGNVIGGGEHAADATHIQEFLAAPVGAPSVADAVFANAAVHDEVAEILDERGVPAGKGDEGAWAPSIDDADAFEIMDEAVDTVSDQFGFEIGFGLDMAGAELYDADEDGYVYGDRVRDTDEQIDYVAELVDEYDLVYVEDPLDEDDYEGFAELTDRVGEQTLICGDDLFVTNTARLGDGIDAGAGNSILIKPNQIGTLTDAFDAIELAEEHGYDAVVSHRSGETEDATIAHLAVATDAPFIKTGTVGGERTAKLNELIRIADDAL; encoded by the coding sequence ATGACGCTCATCACCACCGTCCGACTGCGCCGCGTGCTCGACTCCCGCGGGAACGCCACCGTCGAGGCCGACGTGCTCACCGAGAGCGGCGGGTTCGGCCGCGTGGCGGCACCCAGCGGCGCGAGCACGGGCGAGTACGAGGCGATCGAACTACCGGCACAGGAGGCCATCGCGAAGGCCCGCGAACTCGCCGTCCCCCGACTGGAGGGGCAGGTGTACGCGGGCAACCAGCGCGACGTCGACGCCGCGCTGCGCGGCGCGGACGGCACCGACGACTTCTCGGAGATCGGCGCGAACAGCGCCGTCGCCATCAGCATGGCCGCCGCGAAGGCCGGTGCCGACGTGCTGGGCGCGCCGACGTACCAGCACCTCGGCGGCACGTTCCGGGGCGAGAACTACCCGACGCCGCTGGGCAACGTTATCGGCGGCGGCGAGCACGCCGCGGACGCGACCCACATCCAGGAGTTCCTCGCCGCGCCGGTCGGCGCGCCGAGCGTCGCCGACGCCGTGTTCGCCAACGCGGCCGTCCACGACGAGGTCGCCGAGATCCTCGACGAGCGCGGCGTCCCCGCGGGCAAGGGCGACGAGGGCGCGTGGGCACCCTCGATCGACGACGCCGACGCGTTCGAGATCATGGACGAAGCCGTCGACACGGTCTCCGACCAGTTCGGCTTCGAGATCGGCTTCGGCCTCGACATGGCCGGTGCCGAACTGTACGACGCCGACGAGGACGGCTACGTCTACGGCGACCGGGTCCGCGACACCGACGAGCAGATCGACTACGTCGCGGAGCTGGTCGACGAGTACGACCTCGTCTACGTCGAGGACCCCCTCGACGAGGACGACTACGAGGGCTTCGCCGAGCTGACCGACCGCGTGGGCGAGCAGACGCTCATCTGTGGCGACGACCTGTTCGTGACGAACACGGCGCGCCTGGGGGACGGCATCGACGCCGGTGCCGGCAACAGCATCCTCATCAAGCCCAACCAGATCGGCACGCTCACCGACGCGTTCGACGCGATCGAACTCGCCGAGGAGCACGGCTACGACGCCGTCGTCTCCCACCGCAGCGGCGAGACGGAGGACGCGACGATCGCACACCTCGCCGTGGCGACCGACGCGCCGTTCATCAAGACCGGCACCGTCGGCGGCGAGCGAACCGCTAAACTCAACGAACTCATCCGCATCGCGGACGACGCACTATGA
- the rpsB gene encoding 30S ribosomal protein S2, whose protein sequence is MTENDAEQEGLDAAEEEVDPEPAAGAGPAAEAEDAEPAEEATAEDADEATEDEPQLDEDVMSDEEADLLIPVEDYLGAGVHIGTQQKTQDMERYIHRVRTDGLYVLDVSKTDSRIRTAADFLANYDPEQILVTSSRQYGRFPAEKFAEAVGARARTGRFIPGTLTNPKYEGYIEPDVLVVTDPIGDAQAVKEAITVGIPVIAMCDSNNSLGNVDLVVPTNNKGRKALSVVYWLLANETLDRRGAEPAYSLDDFESGI, encoded by the coding sequence ATGACAGAGAACGACGCAGAACAGGAGGGGCTCGACGCGGCCGAGGAGGAGGTCGACCCGGAGCCGGCGGCAGGTGCCGGTCCGGCGGCCGAGGCCGAGGACGCCGAGCCCGCTGAGGAAGCGACCGCCGAGGACGCCGACGAGGCGACCGAGGACGAACCACAGCTGGACGAGGACGTGATGTCCGACGAGGAGGCCGACCTCCTCATCCCGGTCGAGGATTACCTCGGGGCCGGCGTCCACATCGGGACCCAGCAGAAGACCCAGGACATGGAGCGGTACATCCACCGCGTCCGGACCGACGGGCTGTACGTGCTGGACGTCTCGAAGACCGACAGCCGGATCCGCACCGCCGCGGACTTTCTGGCGAACTACGACCCCGAGCAGATCCTGGTCACGTCCTCGCGCCAGTACGGCCGCTTCCCGGCCGAAAAGTTCGCCGAGGCCGTGGGCGCTCGCGCCCGCACCGGCCGCTTCATCCCGGGCACGCTGACCAACCCCAAGTACGAGGGGTACATCGAGCCGGACGTGCTGGTCGTCACCGACCCCATCGGCGACGCCCAGGCCGTCAAGGAGGCCATCACGGTCGGCATCCCGGTCATCGCGATGTGTGACTCCAACAACAGCCTCGGCAACGTCGACCTCGTCGTCCCCACGAACAACAAGGGGCGCAAGGCGCTGTCGGTCGTCTACTGGCTGCTCGCCAACGAGACGCTCGACCGCCGCGGGGCCGAGCCCGCCTACTCGCTCGACGACTTCGAGAGCGGGATTTAA
- a CDS encoding cytochrome P450, giving the protein MAGTPPGPNGEPLFGDSRRYARDPFGFISALEETYGDVSRFDMGPLDTYVLCAPEAIERVLVSEADKYRKPDFQGDALGDLLGDGLLLSEGDTWERQRDLAQPAFSMRRLSGMADRVTDHAEARIEPWADGATVDAEDEMTRVTLDVILDLMMGVRLSEERVRTVQEQLEPLGARFEPDPIRFAAPEWAPMPGDAEFERAVDALDDVLDEIIATRQGTTGDEDGPMDFLSVLLRARDRGEQSADQLRDEMMTMLLAGHDTTALTLTYTWFLLSEHPEAERRVHEEVDTVLDGDRPGWEHVQQFDHVERVIQEAMRLYPPVYTIFREPTVDVELAGYEIDAGTTLMLPQWGVHRSERFWDDPEAFDPDRWLPERSRDRPRFAYFPFGGGPRHCIGKHLAMLEAQLIVATVASEYRLEYVGETPLDLLPSLTAHPRQTMSMQVTERSENS; this is encoded by the coding sequence ATGGCAGGCACACCCCCCGGACCGAACGGGGAACCGCTGTTCGGCGACAGCCGGCGCTACGCGCGGGACCCGTTCGGGTTCATTTCGGCGCTGGAGGAGACGTACGGCGACGTGTCGCGGTTCGACATGGGGCCGCTCGACACCTACGTGCTGTGTGCGCCCGAGGCGATCGAGCGCGTGCTCGTCTCCGAGGCCGACAAGTACCGGAAACCCGACTTTCAGGGCGACGCGCTCGGCGACCTGCTCGGGGACGGGCTCCTGCTCTCGGAGGGCGACACCTGGGAGCGCCAGCGCGATCTGGCTCAACCCGCGTTCTCGATGCGCCGCCTCTCCGGGATGGCCGACCGGGTCACCGACCACGCCGAGGCCCGGATCGAGCCGTGGGCGGACGGGGCGACGGTCGACGCCGAGGACGAGATGACCCGCGTCACGCTCGATGTGATCCTCGATCTGATGATGGGCGTTCGGCTCTCCGAGGAGCGCGTCCGGACGGTCCAGGAGCAACTGGAGCCGCTCGGCGCGCGGTTCGAGCCGGACCCGATCCGCTTCGCCGCCCCGGAGTGGGCCCCGATGCCGGGCGACGCGGAGTTCGAGCGGGCCGTCGACGCGCTCGACGACGTGCTGGACGAGATCATCGCAACACGGCAGGGGACGACGGGCGACGAGGACGGCCCGATGGACTTCCTCTCGGTCCTGCTACGCGCCCGGGACCGCGGCGAGCAGTCGGCCGACCAGCTCCGCGACGAGATGATGACGATGCTGCTCGCGGGCCACGACACGACCGCGCTCACGCTCACGTACACCTGGTTCCTGCTCTCGGAGCACCCCGAGGCCGAGCGACGGGTCCACGAGGAGGTCGATACCGTGCTCGACGGCGACCGCCCCGGCTGGGAGCACGTCCAGCAGTTCGACCACGTCGAGCGCGTGATCCAGGAGGCGATGCGACTCTACCCGCCGGTGTACACGATCTTCCGGGAGCCGACGGTCGACGTGGAGCTTGCGGGGTACGAGATCGACGCCGGGACGACGCTGATGCTCCCCCAGTGGGGGGTCCACCGCTCCGAGCGGTTCTGGGACGACCCCGAGGCGTTCGACCCGGATCGGTGGCTGCCCGAGCGGTCCCGCGACCGGCCGCGGTTCGCGTACTTCCCGTTCGGCGGCGGGCCGCGACACTGCATCGGGAAGCACCTCGCGATGCTGGAGGCGCAACTGATCGTCGCGACCGTCGCCAGCGAGTACCGACTGGAGTACGTCGGCGAGACGCCGCTCGACCTGTTGCCCTCGCTGACCGCCCACCCGCGGCAGACAATGTCGATGCAGGTCACGGAGCGGTCCGAAAACTCCTAA
- a CDS encoding isopentenyl phosphate kinase, with product MIVLKLGGSVITEKDRPETLDGPALDRAADAVADADEDLVVVHGAGSFGHHYAEKHGTSTTEGTHDPDAVLDIHGAMTTLNRFVISRLRARDVPALPVHPLSAASRDDGGRLSLPTEQVATMVGEGFVPVLHGDMIAHEDEGTTVLSGDEVVTRVAAALDADRVGVCSTVPGVLDADGDVVDTVEAFADVADAVGESEATDVSGGMAGKVRELLALSQPASVFDLDGLDAFLAGEAPGTTIHGD from the coding sequence GTGATCGTCCTGAAGCTCGGCGGGAGCGTAATCACCGAGAAGGACCGCCCGGAAACGCTCGACGGCCCGGCGCTGGACCGGGCGGCGGACGCCGTCGCCGACGCGGACGAGGACCTAGTCGTCGTCCACGGGGCCGGGAGCTTCGGCCACCACTACGCCGAGAAACACGGGACGTCGACGACCGAGGGAACGCACGACCCGGACGCGGTGCTGGACATCCACGGGGCGATGACGACGCTGAACCGCTTCGTGATCTCGCGGCTACGGGCGCGGGACGTGCCCGCGCTCCCGGTGCATCCGCTCTCGGCCGCCTCGCGCGACGACGGCGGTCGGCTGTCGCTGCCGACCGAACAGGTGGCGACGATGGTCGGCGAGGGGTTCGTGCCGGTGCTCCACGGTGACATGATCGCTCACGAGGACGAGGGGACCACCGTCCTCTCGGGTGACGAAGTCGTGACGCGCGTCGCCGCGGCCCTGGACGCGGACCGCGTCGGCGTCTGCTCGACCGTGCCGGGCGTGCTGGACGCCGACGGGGACGTGGTAGACACCGTCGAGGCGTTCGCGGACGTGGCCGACGCAGTCGGCGAGAGCGAAGCGACCGACGTGAGCGGCGGGATGGCCGGGAAGGTGCGGGAACTGCTCGCGCTCTCCCAGCCTGCCTCCGTGTTCGACCTGGACGGACTCGACGCGTTCCTCGCCGGCGAGGCCCCTGGAACGACGATCCACGGGGATTGA
- the mvk gene encoding mevalonate kinase: protein MTVSSAPGKVYLFGEHAVVYGEPAVPCAIERRARVTAEKRSDGKLLVHAEDLSLDGFTVEYSGESETHPDVDVSESLLEAAMGYVDAAVAQARDAADAPDAGFEVTIESDIPLGAGLGSSAAVTVAGIDAATRELGVELAPEELADRAYRAEYEVQDGQASRADTFCSAMGGAVRVEGDDCRRIDAPDIPFVIGFDGGAGDTGKLVAGVRELREEYGFAADTVGTIGDIVSEGERVLAAAENPDGDWIAELGDLMDFNHGLLESLGVSSRSLDAMVWAARDAGAYGAKLTGAGGGGCIVALDETEETETALKFTPGCEEAFRAELATEGVRRE, encoded by the coding sequence ATGACTGTCTCCAGCGCTCCCGGGAAGGTGTACCTGTTCGGGGAGCACGCGGTCGTCTACGGCGAGCCGGCGGTCCCCTGCGCGATCGAACGCCGCGCGCGGGTCACCGCCGAGAAGCGGAGCGACGGGAAGCTCCTGGTCCACGCCGAGGACCTCTCCCTCGACGGCTTCACCGTCGAGTACAGCGGCGAGTCCGAGACACATCCGGACGTGGACGTCTCCGAGTCGCTCCTGGAGGCGGCCATGGGCTACGTCGACGCCGCCGTCGCGCAGGCCAGGGACGCCGCCGACGCGCCCGACGCCGGGTTCGAGGTGACCATCGAGAGCGACATTCCGCTCGGGGCCGGGCTCGGCTCCTCCGCGGCGGTCACCGTCGCGGGCATCGACGCCGCGACGCGGGAACTGGGCGTCGAACTCGCCCCCGAGGAGCTCGCCGACCGCGCCTACCGCGCCGAGTACGAGGTCCAGGACGGGCAGGCCTCGCGGGCCGACACCTTCTGCTCGGCGATGGGCGGGGCGGTCCGCGTCGAGGGCGACGACTGCCGCCGGATCGACGCGCCCGACATCCCGTTCGTCATCGGCTTCGACGGCGGCGCGGGCGACACCGGGAAGCTCGTCGCGGGCGTCCGCGAGCTCCGCGAGGAGTACGGCTTCGCCGCCGACACCGTCGGGACCATCGGGGACATCGTCTCGGAGGGCGAGCGCGTGCTCGCCGCCGCCGAGAACCCGGACGGCGACTGGATCGCGGAGCTCGGCGACCTGATGGACTTCAACCACGGCCTGCTGGAGTCGCTCGGCGTCTCCTCGCGCTCGCTGGACGCGATGGTGTGGGCCGCCCGCGACGCCGGCGCGTACGGCGCGAAGCTCACCGGCGCGGGCGGCGGCGGCTGCATCGTCGCGCTGGACGAGACCGAGGAGACGGAGACGGCGCTCAAGTTCACGCCCGGCTGCGAGGAGGCGTTCCGCGCCGAACTGGCGACCGAGGGGGTGCGTCGGGAGTGA